In the genome of Desulforegula conservatrix Mb1Pa, one region contains:
- the trxC gene encoding thioredoxin TrxC, which produces MDELILRCQKCKARNKIPKARVSDNPKCGKCKTPIKTENIFDGKVVKVTDATFEDKVLLSPLPVLLDCWASWCGPCKMMGPVMEELAEEWKGKVRVAKLNVDDNKMTSSRFKISSIPTFLAFDSGASDGRLVGAVSKGDLRKLMRQFL; this is translated from the coding sequence ATGGACGAACTTATTCTGAGATGTCAGAAATGCAAGGCTCGCAATAAAATTCCCAAGGCACGCGTTTCAGACAATCCAAAATGCGGAAAATGCAAGACCCCAATCAAGACGGAAAATATATTCGACGGTAAAGTAGTTAAAGTTACGGATGCGACTTTTGAGGACAAAGTTCTTTTATCTCCTCTTCCTGTTCTTCTTGATTGCTGGGCATCATGGTGCGGGCCCTGCAAGATGATGGGGCCTGTAATGGAGGAGCTTGCCGAAGAATGGAAAGGGAAAGTCAGGGTTGCCAAGCTTAATGTTGATGACAACAAAATGACATCTTCCAGATTCAAGATATCAAGCATTCCAACTTTTTTGGCATTCGATTCAGGTGCATCCGATGGGCGTCTTGTCGGTGCTGTTTCAAAGGGCGATCTCAGAAAACTGATGAGGCAGTTTCTTTGA
- a CDS encoding sigma-54-dependent transcriptional regulator: MIQKPRTILIVDDDTAHRTMLKTLIREWGYDIREADDGETAIKAVKDEAFDIILMDIKMVRMSGLEALPYIKAFNPVIPVIIMTAYSSVETAVEALKSGAWDYLIKPLDFEKLKLTLKRALEHSGLIEENKRLRASLMDQFDRGRIIGQSPAIVRLTEVIAQVAPSEATVLISGESGTGKELVASAIHFNSPRKEGPLIKINCAAITDTLLESELFGHEKGAFTGADKRKEGKFVQANGGTLFLDEIGEMPLPMQAKLLRVLQEREITRVGGDSVIPVDVRMVAATNRDLATSVKNGEFREDLYYRLNVVDLNLPPLRDRRDDISLLASRFMASFAEKNKKNIKGFTPRAMDTLVRYDWPGNVRELMNMIERAVVLSRTEWLDEHDFSIRLTTEQQQYRIPTEIECPDEPLDEMEKRAIASMLERTGGNKSEASRRLGITRKTLHKKLREYGIAD; encoded by the coding sequence ATGATACAGAAACCACGTACTATTCTTATTGTTGACGATGATACTGCACACAGAACAATGCTTAAAACCCTTATTCGTGAATGGGGATATGATATCAGGGAGGCTGATGATGGCGAAACAGCCATAAAAGCCGTAAAAGATGAAGCTTTTGACATTATTCTGATGGATATAAAAATGGTCAGAATGTCAGGCCTCGAAGCTCTTCCTTATATAAAGGCCTTTAATCCTGTAATTCCGGTAATAATCATGACGGCATATTCTTCTGTGGAGACCGCTGTTGAGGCTTTGAAAAGCGGAGCCTGGGATTACCTGATAAAACCCCTGGATTTTGAAAAGCTCAAGTTGACTTTGAAGAGGGCGCTTGAGCATTCCGGTCTGATTGAGGAAAATAAAAGACTTAGGGCCAGTCTAATGGATCAGTTTGACCGGGGGCGCATAATAGGCCAGAGTCCTGCCATTGTCAGGCTTACAGAAGTAATCGCCCAGGTGGCTCCATCAGAGGCCACCGTTCTTATTTCCGGCGAATCAGGAACTGGAAAGGAGCTTGTAGCTTCAGCCATTCATTTCAACAGCCCCAGAAAAGAAGGGCCGCTTATTAAAATCAATTGCGCAGCCATTACTGATACCCTCCTTGAGTCAGAGCTGTTCGGCCATGAAAAGGGCGCTTTTACGGGCGCTGATAAAAGAAAGGAAGGTAAATTTGTCCAGGCAAACGGTGGGACCCTTTTTCTTGACGAGATAGGAGAAATGCCGCTTCCAATGCAGGCAAAGCTTTTAAGGGTTCTTCAGGAAAGAGAAATAACAAGGGTTGGCGGAGATTCGGTGATTCCTGTGGATGTAAGGATGGTGGCCGCTACAAATCGGGATCTTGCCACATCTGTAAAAAATGGTGAATTCAGGGAAGATCTCTATTATCGTCTTAATGTTGTCGACCTTAATCTTCCGCCTCTAAGGGACAGAAGAGATGACATTTCTCTTCTTGCGTCAAGATTTATGGCTTCTTTTGCCGAGAAAAACAAAAAAAATATAAAAGGTTTTACTCCGAGGGCTATGGACACACTTGTCAGGTACGATTGGCCAGGAAATGTAAGAGAGCTTATGAATATGATTGAGAGAGCCGTTGTTCTTTCAAGGACAGAATGGCTGGATGAACATGATTTTTCCATCAGGCTCACGACTGAGCAGCAGCAATACAGGATACCCACCGAAATCGAATGTCCTGACGAGCCCCTTGACGAAATGGAAAAAAGGGCCATCGCAAGCATGCTTGAAAGGACAGGCGGCAACAAGAGTGAAGCTTCTCGCAGGTTGGGCATTACAAGGAAGACTCTTCATAAAAAACTCAGAGAATATGGCATAGCTGACTAA
- a CDS encoding ATP-binding protein — MNIRKKKARTLPVPPWAIPSVIILLFPLFAGLTYQHIKIQTSSTGRLLFEKGTALIRSFEAGTKTGMILRQWGKTHLQNLITETAKQRDILYILVADESSTIVAHNNPAYVGKKLGEGFPPWEKSLDAKWQINQTPEGKKIFTVYKKFLPGGQEGNQQIIINSLFGTGQTIKAKITPPELNIFVGLDMTDVETARLSDERQLLFTGGVLLLIGISGVLLMFMIYNNRQTKASLTKIKAFSENLVENMPVGLLTIDVSGMVTAMNPSAGSILNIENSLLPEHRSALLPEEISAFIDNIENNEKVHPATLLECKVGGVSMFLDVSAAPLYNNSGEISGHIILIKDMTELRHLQNEVVRSQKLATVGKLAAGVAHEIRNPLSSIKGFATYFKERYKERPEDQEIASIMIQETDRLNRVVSQLLEFARPAKPAPRETDLKNFISETIFILEGQPKAKSIEIVVDHESFPETACLDSDMMRQVLLNLYLNSVEAMGESGVLSIKASRDESRLVITITDNGCGIKDEDLGQIFDPYFTTKSTGTGLGLAITNSIVESHGGEIKISSSPGYGTEVSIILPQPSC, encoded by the coding sequence ATGAATATTAGAAAAAAAAAAGCCAGAACTTTGCCTGTTCCACCCTGGGCAATACCAAGCGTAATAATTCTTCTTTTTCCTCTTTTTGCCGGCCTTACCTACCAGCATATCAAAATTCAGACTTCAAGCACGGGAAGACTTCTTTTTGAAAAGGGGACCGCACTGATCAGGTCTTTTGAGGCCGGTACAAAAACCGGAATGATTTTGAGACAGTGGGGGAAAACCCATCTCCAGAATCTCATTACTGAAACTGCCAAGCAAAGGGATATTCTTTATATCCTGGTTGCAGACGAGAGCAGCACGATAGTTGCGCATAATAATCCTGCCTATGTCGGCAAAAAGCTTGGGGAAGGATTTCCTCCCTGGGAAAAGTCACTTGATGCTAAATGGCAGATTAATCAAACCCCGGAAGGCAAAAAAATATTCACGGTTTATAAAAAATTCCTCCCCGGAGGTCAGGAAGGTAATCAGCAGATCATAATTAATTCTCTGTTTGGCACAGGCCAGACAATAAAGGCAAAAATAACTCCTCCTGAACTTAATATTTTTGTCGGACTTGATATGACAGATGTCGAAACTGCGCGTTTGTCAGATGAACGCCAACTGCTTTTTACAGGCGGGGTTCTTCTGTTGATAGGCATTTCCGGCGTTCTTCTTATGTTCATGATTTACAACAATCGTCAGACAAAAGCCTCGCTTACAAAAATAAAGGCTTTTTCGGAAAATCTTGTAGAAAATATGCCTGTAGGTCTTCTTACTATAGATGTTTCAGGCATGGTGACAGCAATGAACCCATCTGCGGGATCAATCCTTAACATTGAAAATTCTCTTCTTCCGGAGCATCGGTCTGCCCTGTTGCCCGAAGAAATTTCTGCTTTTATAGATAATATAGAAAACAATGAAAAGGTTCATCCTGCTACTCTTCTTGAATGCAAAGTCGGCGGCGTTTCAATGTTTCTGGATGTGAGCGCGGCTCCTTTGTACAATAACTCAGGTGAAATATCAGGTCATATAATCCTTATCAAGGACATGACAGAACTACGGCATCTCCAGAATGAGGTTGTGCGTTCACAAAAACTTGCTACCGTAGGCAAGCTGGCAGCCGGAGTTGCCCATGAAATTAGAAATCCGCTTAGTTCAATCAAGGGCTTTGCAACCTATTTCAAGGAAAGATACAAGGAAAGACCTGAAGATCAGGAAATCGCTTCCATTATGATTCAGGAAACAGACAGACTTAACAGGGTTGTTAGCCAGCTCCTTGAATTTGCCAGGCCTGCAAAGCCCGCCCCAAGGGAGACAGATCTGAAGAATTTTATCTCAGAAACTATTTTCATACTTGAGGGGCAGCCAAAGGCAAAATCAATCGAAATTGTCGTTGATCATGAATCTTTTCCTGAAACAGCCTGCCTTGATTCAGATATGATGCGCCAGGTGCTTCTTAATCTTTATCTTAACAGTGTGGAAGCCATGGGCGAGAGTGGCGTTTTGTCCATTAAGGCCTCGAGGGATGAATCAAGGCTTGTAATAACAATTACAGACAATGGCTGCGGCATCAAGGACGAAGATCTCGGACAGATTTTTGACCCTTATTTCACCACAAAATCCACGGGCACGGGTCTTGGTCTTGCGATAACCAACAGCATTGTGGAATCCCACGGCGGAGAGATCAAGATTTCAAGTTCTCCGGGATACGGAACAGAGGTCTCTATTATCTTGCCTCAGCCATCTTGCTGA
- a CDS encoding sigma-54 interaction domain-containing protein, with product MNSSLILQLLQKHDFFQDFIDELPIGIAIIDINLRVITLNRAMTALTGYSESMAKNVLCRDIVRARACIEKCPAANQLINPGSISCETDIINTERQKIPIRLTTASIRGETGEIVGFIEAAEDLRQIKNLEVSKHSAYNFSMIIGKSKEMEKIFNTLPVLALSDTSILITGETGTGKDLIAEAVHIASPRSNGPFIKISCGALPESILESELFGHQRGAFPGAIDNKPGKFRLAHNGTLFLTEIGDLPVNQQAKLLAFLDGNLIYPLGSLNAFTANVRIIAATNRNLEEMARQGLFRKDLLYRLNVARLDLPSLKDRMGDIRILLEHFRQNFNAEAKKSIRAFSKSALNFLLSHSYPGNIRELRNITEYAVNICQGSEIEIDHLPTYLTEHKDSFCGTGDNTDSPPLSIESTVTLIDQNASSLDSWKITEKRMILDTLVKTGGRKSKAADILGWSRSTLWRKMREHNIED from the coding sequence ATGAATTCTTCATTAATACTTCAACTTCTTCAAAAGCATGATTTTTTTCAAGATTTCATCGATGAACTGCCAATTGGCATAGCCATCATTGATATTAATCTTCGCGTAATAACACTCAACAGGGCAATGACAGCGCTGACAGGCTATTCAGAGTCTATGGCTAAAAATGTTCTGTGCCGAGATATCGTAAGAGCAAGGGCATGCATTGAAAAATGTCCGGCAGCCAATCAGCTTATCAACCCTGGATCAATTTCCTGTGAAACAGATATAATAAATACTGAAAGACAAAAAATACCAATTAGGCTGACTACGGCTTCAATAAGAGGGGAAACAGGAGAAATTGTCGGGTTCATTGAAGCCGCTGAAGACCTCAGACAAATAAAGAATCTTGAGGTATCGAAGCACTCTGCTTATAATTTTTCCATGATTATAGGCAAAAGCAAGGAAATGGAAAAAATTTTCAACACACTCCCTGTTCTCGCCCTGAGCGACACATCAATTCTTATCACCGGTGAGACAGGAACCGGCAAGGATTTAATCGCAGAGGCCGTTCACATCGCTTCGCCCAGATCCAACGGGCCTTTTATAAAAATAAGCTGTGGCGCCCTTCCTGAATCGATTCTTGAATCTGAGCTGTTTGGTCACCAACGAGGCGCCTTTCCTGGTGCAATAGATAACAAGCCTGGGAAATTCAGACTGGCTCACAATGGCACTCTTTTTCTCACCGAAATTGGAGACCTGCCCGTCAATCAACAGGCCAAGCTGCTTGCTTTTCTCGATGGAAACCTGATTTATCCATTGGGCAGCCTAAACGCTTTTACAGCAAATGTTAGGATTATTGCTGCGACCAACAGGAATCTTGAAGAAATGGCAAGACAGGGGCTTTTCAGAAAGGACCTTTTGTACAGACTTAATGTAGCAAGGCTCGATCTCCCATCACTTAAAGACAGGATGGGTGATATCAGAATACTCCTGGAACATTTCAGACAGAACTTCAATGCAGAGGCAAAAAAAAGTATCAGGGCATTTTCAAAATCTGCATTGAATTTTCTATTGTCCCATTCATACCCCGGCAATATTCGCGAGCTTAGAAACATCACTGAATATGCAGTCAATATATGCCAAGGATCAGAAATTGAAATTGACCATCTGCCTACCTACCTTACTGAACACAAGGATTCTTTTTGCGGAACCGGGGATAATACTGATTCCCCCCCCCTTTCTATCGAAAGCACAGTAACTCTCATCGATCAAAATGCAAGCTCCCTCGATTCATGGAAAATTACAGAAAAAAGAATGATCCTTGATACCCTTGTAAAGACAGGTGGCAGAAAATCAAAGGCGGCTGACATTTTAGGGTGGTCTAGATCAACTCTCTGGAGAAAAATGCGAGAGCACAATATTGAGGACTAA
- a CDS encoding NifB/NifX family molybdenum-iron cluster-binding protein, translating into MLQKILIPITGNDIAPRFDLATEIQIITLSNNIVEESKTIVLPAASAEKLCHLIITENTKVVICGGIEDEYHQYLSWKRIQIIDSVIGKWELAIEYLVKGKLLTGVILPEATI; encoded by the coding sequence ATGCTTCAAAAAATACTAATCCCGATAACAGGTAATGACATAGCTCCGAGATTTGATCTTGCGACTGAAATCCAAATAATAACTTTATCCAACAATATTGTTGAGGAAAGCAAGACAATTGTACTGCCGGCTGCATCTGCTGAAAAGCTTTGCCATCTGATAATTACAGAAAACACAAAAGTAGTTATTTGTGGAGGTATAGAAGATGAATATCATCAGTATTTGTCGTGGAAAAGAATACAGATTATTGATTCAGTAATTGGTAAATGGGAGTTGGCGATTGAATACCTGGTGAAAGGGAAGCTTTTGACTGGCGTTATTTTACCTGAAGCCACTATTTAA
- the ahbB gene encoding siroheme decarboxylase subunit beta — protein MIISYIEKRVIAAIQGDIPICEKPYERLSNDIGISEKEFIEVLSKLTEKGLIRRFGATLRHQKSGFSSNAMVAWKTEEIQVADIGKKMAAFSEVSHCYRRSPEHDWKYNLYTMVHEANKNKCLDKVAQISKATGVTDYEILFSVRELKKTSMTYFSNAHLEDEDD, from the coding sequence ATGATTATTTCATATATTGAGAAGAGAGTTATTGCCGCCATTCAGGGGGATATCCCCATCTGCGAAAAACCTTATGAAAGACTGTCTAACGACATAGGTATAAGTGAAAAAGAATTTATTGAGGTTCTATCTAAACTCACTGAGAAAGGTCTTATCAGAAGATTTGGGGCTACACTCAGACACCAGAAATCAGGATTTTCCTCAAACGCAATGGTTGCCTGGAAAACCGAGGAAATACAAGTTGCGGACATTGGAAAAAAAATGGCGGCCTTTTCAGAGGTGAGTCATTGCTATAGAAGATCACCTGAGCACGATTGGAAATATAACCTATATACCATGGTGCACGAAGCAAACAAAAATAAATGCCTTGATAAAGTGGCTCAAATATCAAAAGCAACAGGAGTTACAGATTATGAAATATTATTCAGCGTCCGTGAACTCAAAAAAACCTCAATGACTTATTTTAGCAATGCACATCTTGAGGACGAGGATGACTAA
- the rplQ gene encoding 50S ribosomal protein L17, whose product MRHRKAGLKLGRTSSHRDAMFRNMVTSLFKHDRIKTTDVKAKELRRWADKMITLAKRGDLHARRQALAVIREKDVVHKLFAEATERFSGRQGGYTRVVKMGFRPGDAAQIALIELVDPPVASSDVTSTSPEA is encoded by the coding sequence ATGCGACATAGAAAAGCCGGATTAAAATTAGGCAGAACATCAAGTCATCGCGATGCAATGTTTCGTAATATGGTGACTTCGCTGTTCAAGCATGATCGTATTAAGACCACTGATGTAAAAGCAAAAGAGCTTCGCAGATGGGCAGACAAGATGATAACCCTCGCAAAGAGAGGTGATCTTCATGCCAGACGTCAGGCTCTTGCAGTCATCCGTGAAAAGGATGTTGTTCATAAGCTTTTTGCTGAAGCAACTGAAAGATTTTCTGGAAGACAGGGCGGTTATACACGAGTTGTCAAAATGGGATTCAGACCCGGTGACGCAGCTCAGATAGCACTTATTGAGCTTGTCGATCCACCTGTGGCTTCATCTGATGTGACTTCGACATCCCCAGAAGCATAG